Within bacterium, the genomic segment CTTCCCGACGTCCGCCATCGCCCATCGGCACTTCGGGGAGAGGGCCTTCGCCAGCCGCTTCGCGTCGCGGATGTCGTAGTCGACGAGGATGAGCTCGCCGACGTCGTCACGGCGGGCGAGCAGGACGGCGGCCGCGCGTCCGGTGAACCCGGCGGCGCCGAGGAGGACGATCTTCATTTCCGCATCCTGCCCGTCCCGATTACCAATCGGGGCCGGCGGGGAGGGGTGCCGAATAGAGCGGCGGGTAAAAATCATACGTGGTGTTCGTTGTTCCCCCGGTTACGGTCGTCGGCACCGGGAAAGCGCCGCTCCAGAAGTTGTTCTCCAGCGGAACGACCGCGCCCGTCACATTCCACAGGTACGCATTCTTCCGTCCGTCGAAGATGTTGTTCGCGATCTGTCCCGAGCTCACCCCCGGGCCCACCACGTTCCAGAAGCTGACGGCGTAGTAGCTGTTCGTGAAGATGTTGTTGTCCATCGCGAGCGTCGGGAAGAGATCGCCGTCGGAAACCTGGAGCGTCATGTTATCGAACGAGCAGTTCCGGATGCTGGGGCCGCCCCCCGAGGTGATCGCGAGGTACGAAGTGCCGGCGTTGTCGTTGGCAATCGCCTTGCAGTTCTCGATCCGCGGAAAACAGCTCGAGATGCTGAATGCCTGACCGGACTTCAGGTTCGACAGCAGGGTGTTCCGGAGCCACGTCCCGGAGTTGTCAATGGGGTTGAAGTCGTTCGGCGTGTAGAAGGTGATGGAAAACCCTTCGCCGGGCGCGAGGTGGGCGCCGACGCCGACCCGGTGNNNNNNNNNNGGGCGGCAAGGACGCGCAGCAGGCCTTGGACGGTCACGTCGTTCCCCTGCTCGATGTCGAGGACCGCGTTGTCGAGCAGGTAGATCTTGTGGTTCACCTGGATCACGAAGCTGCCGTTGTCGACGACCGTTGTCCCCTCGAGAACGTAAGGGTTTGCCGCGGTGTTGCTCCAGAAGCCGCCGCCGTAGGCGGCCGCCAGCCGGGTCCCGTGGATGGCGCGGACGGTGGCGGAAGGTCCGGACTCCTCCGTGTCGACCGCCGTGATCCGGTAGTAGTAGAAAACACCGTCACCGGCCGGAGAATCGATGGCGTCGTCGTACGACGTCCCGCTGACGGGTGCTCCGTTGCGCTTCGTGAAGGTTACGTTGTCGGTGCTCCGGTAGATGTTGTGGCTGACCACGGGGCCGCCGCCGGTCCAGGAGAGGGAAATGACGCGGAGCGCCCCCGTCGCGGAAAGGCCTGTCGGAGTAGCGGGCGATGTGGAAGATATTCCGCAGGTGGAAAGAAACGCGAGGATTGGAAGGAGCGGCAACCCGGAAGACAACGCACGACGAAAGAATCGTTTCACTTCATCTCCCCCGGAATCCGCGACGAAGCTCGCGGTTTGTCGGCACCTGTCGATCATACAATGAGTCTTTGGAGCATCATACCAAAGCCGGGCGAGACGCTGCACTGGTTGACAGGGGAGACGGGCGCCTGCTACGGTGTTTTTTCGCGCGGAGGGATCCGGGCGGGCGGATAGCTCAGCTGGTAGAGCATTGCCCTTACAAGGCAGGGGTCGCAGGTTCGAGTCCTGTTCCGCCTACCAGTTCCGAATCAAGGGGTTGCGGGGGTTTCCGCGGCCCCTTTTTCGTTCCGTGCCCGATCACGATCAGGGGCCACGAAAGAGGACGAATGGGGCCCAGAAGAACGGATGGGCGTAGGAGAGAGGGGGCCCCGACTCCGGCGTCTCCCGCGTCCCGAACGTCTTAAGCTTGCTCTCCCGAAGCGCGCGCGCCTTTCTCGCGGGATCGTCGCGCACGTGACCGTGGAAGCCCGTGATCAACTGCGCCGTGGAGGGGTCGTAGACGCTCCAGAGGCTCACCACGAGGGACGAGGCTCCCGCGTAGAGGAAGGCCTGCCCCATCCCGATCAGCCCCTCGCCGTCGCGGATCCGGCCCAGGCCGACCTCGCAGGCGCTCAGCGTCACCAGGTCGGCGCCGAGGCGGATGTTGAAGATCTCGTGGGTCTCGAGCAGGGAGCCGTCTTCCTCCCCCGGTCGCGGGGCGAAGACGAGGCCGGAATACATCGGCTCCCTCTCGTCGAGGATCCCGTGGGTCGAAAGGAGGAGGGAGCGATACCGGCCCGCCTCGGCGAGGAACCGCTCTTTCGTCGCGTCGCGGCCCAGGTAGACGTTCGTCCCGTCACCGTAGAGGGAGGCGACGTCCCGGGCTTCGCGCTCCGCGTTCGGGAGCCCCGACAGCAGGATCCGCTGTCCCCTCCGCATCCTCACCCCGCGGCGCTTTCCCCCGGGGAGTTCCGGGGTCGGGTTCCCGAAGGCGAGGAGCGCTCCCATTCCGGCGCCATCCGTCGTCCTGCGCAATTCCGGATCCAGAAGGCTCGCCGACAAGGCGTAGGCCATCGGCGGAAACGCGTCGATGGCGTAGCGGGGCGTTTCGAACCGGCCGAAGATGACCCCCTCGGGCACCGGCCGCACGCCGACGTCCCGGACCAGGAGTTCGAAGGGGAGGTGGAAAAGAGGACCGTGCGGGACGATGAGGATCTGCGTGGCCCCGCGGACATGCTCCTCCGCCGGTGCGAGGAGCAGATCGTAAAGATCGTGGGCCAGGGCGAGGTCGAACTTCTCCAGTTCCTGGAAGCTCCCGGCGGTCTTGATCCGCTCGAAGGGACGCCGGAGCGCCACCACCTTCGCGGCGAGTTCCCGTTTGCCGGCCGGGATCGAACGCAGGGCCTCCAACCCGTTGCGGGAGACGATGAAGAGGAACGTCCCCCCCTCGCCGACAAAGTACTCGAGCAGCCGCTCCCCCTCGCCGAGCACGTTCCCGCGGATCTCCTCGACCGTCAGCGGCCGGGGGTTCTTGAGGCGGGCGTAGGAAGGGTACTTCCTCTCCAGTTCCCGGAAGAACCCGTTCTGTTCCAAGGAGAGGCGATCGAGGGCCGCCTTCAGGGCGACGCTCTTCGCCGGGTCGCGCTCACGGAGGAGTTCTCCCGACAGGGAGCGGAGTCGTGCCCGGATGTCGGCTTCCCGCGCGATGGTGGCCGTGTCGACGCCCCCGCGGATCCGGCTGCTCGCCCCCTGCAGGAGGTCCAGCATGGCCCTTCCACGAGCGCGTTCCGAGACGTGCAGGGCCAAGGCGCCATCCTCGCGTCGTCCCCCCTCACGATAGAGCCGTGCCAGCAGGGAGATGAGCGCCTCGTACGGTCCCTGTCGCCGCTCGAAGAAGGCGATCTTGTGCTCTTCCGACGTCAGGCGGCTCCGCACCGACTCGAGGGCTTCGATGGAAGCGAGGTAGGAGGCCTTCGCCTTCCCGGGTTCCCCCTGCCGCTCGAAGAGGGCCCCCTGGCTCAGGTGGACCGCCGCGACGTGCTCGAAGGCGCGGATCCGCTCGAAGATCCCGCGCGCCTTCTCGTAGGCCTCGAGCGCCTCGGGATCCTTTCCGCGGGCCTCGTGGATCCGGTGGGCGATCATCTGCCACGCCTGTCCCGTCCCCTGGAGGTCGCCGGCCGCCTCCCAGATCCCGATCGCCTCGCGGAACGCCGCGAGCCCCTCCTCATGCCGCCCCAGAAGCGCGAGGGCGATTCCTTTCTGGTGCAGGCCCAGCCCTTCCCACTCCTTCTCCTTCATCTCCCCCGCGAGGGCGATCGCCTCGTCGGCGCGCGCGAGGGATTCGGCGAACTCCCGCGATGCATCCGCGCCGGAGGAGAGTTCCCCGAGTTCCCGGTGGATCTGCGCCAGGGCACGCAGGACGTATCCCTGCCGCCACCGGTCGTTCGCGGCGCGGGCCTCCCGGAGAGCCTCCTCTTCGAGGCGGACCGCCTCCCGGTACTGTTTCGCGGCCGCCGCGACGTCCTCCCCCGTTGCCGCGACGGAAGCGAGCTTCGCCGTGCAGAGGCCCAGGTGGTTGAGCGCCCGGGCGCGGGTGCGCGACCGTTCCTGCGCCTCCGGTATCTCGGCGGCGGCCTCCAGGGCCCGCCGGTGGAGGTCCGCGGCCTTTTCGTAATCCCCCAACTGCCGGTAGAAGTAGCCCGTGTAATCCCTGCCCTCGGCGATCGCCGCCGGATCCCGGCCCTCTTCCGCGTATCGGAGCGCTCTCCCGTAGGCGTCGTAGGCGTCCTCGAATTCTCCCCGGACGACGTAGATATCGCCGATCTGCCGCAGCGCGCGCCCGGCTTCCCTCCAATCCTCCGGGAGTCGGAGGAGTTCCAGGGCCTTCCGGTAGAAGGAGATCGCGCCGGGGTGGTCCTTCCGGCGCTCGTGGACGTCGCCGAGGTCGATGAGCGCCGTCCCTTGCCCGGCACGATCGCCGTTTCGCAGCGCGAGATCGAGCGCTCGCTGATGCCATCGTGCGGCTTCCCGGTAGTTGGCAAGTTTCCGTTCCGCGCGGCCGAGGTCGTGAAGGACGTTCGCTTCCCCCGCCTCGTCCCCGATCGCCTCGTAGATGGCGAGCGCGGACGTTCCGGGAGAGAGCACGTCCCCGTAGCGGCCCTGGAGGAACGCATCCGCGGCGCGCGCCGCGAGGAGATCCGCTTCCCTCTTCCGCTCGAGCCTCTCCCCCGGGGGGGCGGCCGCAAGGGCAGGGCAGGCGATGGCCAGCGCGAGGAGCGCTGCCGCGACGATCCCACGTTGTTTGATGGAAAAAAGTTTCGTCAAGGGAGGGAGCGTGGGTGGGCCCCGTTATGCGACCCACCCGCGGTTCAGGCGATCGGTTATTTCTTCTCTACCTGCGGCTCCGCCGGCTTGGCGCCGCCGTCCGTATTGTCCACTTCCCCTCCCCGGAGGAGTCTCGGTGTACTGCCCCCCCCGATGTTGACACCGCCCGATGACGGCGGCGGGGGCGGTGGCGGCGGCGAATATTTTGGTACCAGGGGCGAAACGCGGTAGGCCCCGTACGGAAGCCCTCGCGATGGAGACGTTCCGGATCCGTCCAGGAGACCCGCCTCGGCGACAACCGCCGCGGCAAATCCGATAACCAGCACAATCGATAGTGCCCACAGCAATTTCCGCATCGATTTCCTCCATACCTTATTTGGAATACGAGAACAGTTCTTATTCTACAAGATAATTGGATTGCTGTGTTCACCGGCCGGTCGCGTCCTTCGCGCTCGCCTCGAACGGGTTTTTGATACGATGAAAGAATGATCCGGATCGAGGGGAAGATTCGCGTCGACGAGGGCGATATCGAGGAGCGGTTCATCCGCTCCTCCGGGCCCGGCGGGCAGAACGTCAACAAGGTCGCGACGGCGGTCCAGCTGCGCTTCGACGTGCGCAACTCCCGGTCCCTGCCCGAAGGGGTGCGCGAACGGCTGATCCGGCTTGCCGGGAAGCGGGTGACGGGCGAGGGGGTGCTGCTCATCGAGGCCAGCCGCTTCCGGACGCGGGAACGGAACCGTCAGGACGCGAGAGACCGCCTGGTCCAGTGGCTGGAAAAAGCCGCCGCCCCCGTCAAGCCCCGAAGGAAGACCCGGCCGACCGCGGGATCGAAGGAGCGCCGGCTGGAGGGGAAGCAGCAGCGGAGCGAAACGAAGCGGGTGCGAAAACCC encodes:
- a CDS encoding CHAT domain-containing tetratricopeptide repeat protein, with protein sequence MTKLFSIKQRGIVAAALLALAIACPALAAAPPGERLERKREADLLAARAADAFLQGRYGDVLSPGTSALAIYEAIGDEAGEANVLHDLGRAERKLANYREAARWHQRALDLALRNGDRAGQGTALIDLGDVHERRKDHPGAISFYRKALELLRLPEDWREAGRALRQIGDIYVVRGEFEDAYDAYGRALRYAEEGRDPAAIAEGRDYTGYFYRQLGDYEKAADLHRRALEAAAEIPEAQERSRTRARALNHLGLCTAKLASVAATGEDVAAAAKQYREAVRLEEEALREARAANDRWRQGYVLRALAQIHRELGELSSGADASREFAESLARADEAIALAGEMKEKEWEGLGLHQKGIALALLGRHEEGLAAFREAIGIWEAAGDLQGTGQAWQMIAHRIHEARGKDPEALEAYEKARGIFERIRAFEHVAAVHLSQGALFERQGEPGKAKASYLASIEALESVRSRLTSEEHKIAFFERRQGPYEALISLLARLYREGGRREDGALALHVSERARGRAMLDLLQGASSRIRGGVDTATIAREADIRARLRSLSGELLRERDPAKSVALKAALDRLSLEQNGFFRELERKYPSYARLKNPRPLTVEEIRGNVLGEGERLLEYFVGEGGTFLFIVSRNGLEALRSIPAGKRELAAKVVALRRPFERIKTAGSFQELEKFDLALAHDLYDLLLAPAEEHVRGATQILIVPHGPLFHLPFELLVRDVGVRPVPEGVIFGRFETPRYAIDAFPPMAYALSASLLDPELRRTTDGAGMGALLAFGNPTPELPGGKRRGVRMRRGQRILLSGLPNAEREARDVASLYGDGTNVYLGRDATKERFLAEAGRYRSLLLSTHGILDEREPMYSGLVFAPRPGEEDGSLLETHEIFNIRLGADLVTLSACEVGLGRIRDGEGLIGMGQAFLYAGASSLVVSLWSVYDPSTAQLITGFHGHVRDDPARKARALRESKLKTFGTRETPESGPPLSYAHPFFWAPFVLFRGP
- the arfB gene encoding alternative ribosome rescue aminoacyl-tRNA hydrolase ArfB, whose translation is MIRIEGKIRVDEGDIEERFIRSSGPGGQNVNKVATAVQLRFDVRNSRSLPEGVRERLIRLAGKRVTGEGVLLIEASRFRTRERNRQDARDRLVQWLEKAAAPVKPRRKTRPTAGSKERRLEGKQQRSETKRVRKPVSSSDD